caaaaattgtaaaaataagtAGATGTATTTCAAAGGGGATATAAACTTTTACCTTCACACATTCGCTATAAACTTTGTCCTTTGTGGTAATCTTACGCCAGCTTTCCTCATAGATAGGAAACTTTCCAAAGTCAAATCCTAGCAGACCAAGCACGCCACTCAACAGTCCAGCTTCATTTCCAATGGCTTGCTTTGCTCTGTTGAACCTGAGGACGATCTTTCTACCATTAGACCGTTCCATGGCCTCCCTCACGCTTAGTCTTGCCGGCTTGATTGTGCCATCGGAATCTATAAGCCAAACATAATACCTTATGTTTATCCGTAGTGGACAGCATGCGAgaataataaaacttaacaagagTCTAAATCATATTGAACACATCAAATTTATTAGCTAAATTACCGATTATCCTGACTTCCCAAAACTCTGTAGTCTTGCGTCCTTTGCGATTCTGAGCTCTAGAATCAACAACGGACTTATCAGCTGCTTGATCAACAGAATCTACATCATTAGCATTATCTGCCGAGTTTACATGGCTTGGCTCCGAGTTCTGAATGTTAGTTGTGCTCGTTTGTGGAGCCGGCCTTGGTACACTGCGCAGCGGAAGGAACGGGCGTGAAGTTGGAGGGACACTATCACCACTGTCCGGGAGAATTTCAGAGTCATCGCGGTGGGAAGCCGAGGCCGGAGGCGGGACCGGAGGCGGAGCCGTTTGTGGTTGCTGACATCCTGGTCCTACTTTCGGTTTTCTTGTGAAACGACCTTTTCTAGCCATTTTAGAAGGTATAGGGTGCCTGTTTCAaccaaaaaagaaattaaaataaaaaaagtcaaAGCACATTCATGCTGTTTTGGTAAATTTGTTACAatcaaaattgatatataatCCACATTAACTAGTTCATATAGAAAACACAAGTCTGAATATGGATATAAGATTACATATGTGGAAATATAATTTCTGCCTGGGAATCTAAGATACTCCCAAACATTTCACGGGAAAAGATCCACATACATTCACGAGTGTAGCACATGCAAACGGCAACTCCAAATTTCATACTGTGTTCCATATATAGCTTTGGG
The DNA window shown above is from Arachis ipaensis cultivar K30076 chromosome B08, Araip1.1, whole genome shotgun sequence and carries:
- the LOC107612626 gene encoding uncharacterized protein LOC107612626 translates to MARKGRFTRKPKVGPGCQQPQTAPPPVPPPASASHRDDSEILPDSGDSVPPTSRPFLPLRSVPRPAPQTSTTNIQNSEPSHVNSADNANDVDSVDQAADKSVVDSRAQNRKGRKTTEFWEVRIIDSDGTIKPARLSVREAMERSNGRKIVLRFNRAKQAIGNEAGLLSGVLGLLGFDFGKFPIYEESWRKITTKDKVYSECVKQIFHIDEDSKGVIKKNILKSMGKSWKETGLRLYNAYFEPTFTTEQNIENRPPGIDREHWRWFLEYRAKPETKEKCKKNAKN